The Anopheles coluzzii chromosome 2, AcolN3, whole genome shotgun sequence genome window below encodes:
- the LOC120947818 gene encoding dynein axonemal assembly factor 4-like, with product MPLIPKNYTWQQRSFPSTGTSSQSVVSIVLRVPFPANRFQPDDIFTMEQFLKISHPPHYWELFLAHPIDADASHCSILENEVVFELVKQDPTVCWDTVELDVPRAERATLKQQYEEQHRKRLEQQSKQRAIEKDRKKKDEIHRQIERERADRSAIDNLLEESKQRELKRMELAMVKQYRPDPAKASAPSTGESLSNIQPTPPKGAGATGTQHCDQQQEPRPSSPPAIRRSGTLEVTFSERTFVTPKRESMEQAEQEWTLKQAAARRAVGFADDDLRPDERNPEWLKQRGDTFFQQRNFLAAISAYSAGIRLTKDYYALFLNRSAAHLALENYQRCAEDCSTALELLQPPVEANRRARVACLARRAAALVKLGFLQQGYEEMIAASRLDPDEASLRLEVDRLRRCIEEERENRSESESDE from the exons ATGCCACTGATACCTAAAAATTACACCTGGCAGCAGCGAAGTTTCCCCAGCACCGGCACATCCAGCCAATCAGTAGTGAGCATTGTTCTGCGCGTGCCATTTCCGGCGAATCGATTTCAGCCGGATGACATCTTCACGATGGAGCAGTTTCTGAAAATTTCCCACCCACCCCACTACTGGGAATTGTTTCTGGCCCACCCGATCGACGCGGACGCGAGCCACTGCAGCATCCTCGAGAACGAGGTGGTGTTCGAGCTGGTCAAGCAGGACCCGACCGTGTGCTGGGATACGGTCGAGCTGGATGTACCGCGGGCGGAAAGAGCCACGCTCAAGCAGCAGTACGAGGAGCAGCACCGGAAGCGTTTGGAGCAGCAGTCGAAGCAGCGAGCCATCGAGAAGGACCGCAAGAAAAAGGACGAAATCCATCGGCAGATCGAGCGGGAACGAGCCGACCGTTCGGCCATCGATAATCTGCTGGAAGAGTCGAAGCAGCGGGAGCTGAAGCGGATGGAGCTCGCGATGGTAAAGCAGTACCGTCCAGATCCGGCTAAAGCTTCTGCACCGAGCACGGGCGAAAGTTTGTCCAACATTCAACCCACTCCACCTAAGGGGGCTGGGGCAACCGGGACACAGCACTGcgaccagcagcaggaacCCCGTCCTTCTTCGCCACCGGCAATTCGGCGCTCCGGTACGCTCGAGGTAACGTTCAGCGAGCGAACGTTCGTTACGCCGAAGCGCGAATCGATGGAGCAGGCGGAACAGGAGTGGACACTCAAGCAGGCCGCCGCCCGCCGTGCGGTGGGCTTCGCCGACGACGATCTACGCCCGGACGAGCGAAATCCCGAGTGGCTGAAGCAGCGCGGCGATACCTTTTTCCAGCAGCGAAACTTTCTGGCTGCCATCTCGGCGTACAGTGCCGGCATACGGCTTACGAAGGATTACTATGCACTGTTCCTGAACCGGTCCGCTGCACACTTGGCGCTCGAGAACTACCAGCGCTGT GCTGAAGATTGTTCGACGGCGCTGGAACTTTTGCAACCACCGGTCGAGGCGAACCGGAGGGCCCGGGTAGCGTGTCTGGCACGGCGAGCAGCCGCCCTTGTAAAGCTGGGCTTTCTACAGCAAGGGTACGAGGAGATGATAGCCGCCAGCCGGCTCGATCCAGACGAGGCGAGTCTGCGGCTCGAGGTGGATCGTTTAAGGCGCTGCATTGAGGAAGAGCGGGAAAATCGAAGCGAGTCAGAATCGGACGAATAA